The stretch of DNA GTTCTCCCGGACCTCGCCCGGTGTGCCGGCCACACCGCCGGTGCCGGGCGGAGACACCGAGGAGGTCTTGACGGACTGGGAGGCCTGAGCTCCGACCGACAACGCTCTCCCGAACCCCGGATCGCCGATAGGCTGATCTCGTGATCTCCGCTGCCGAACTCCCCGCTGACCTGATCGCCCGCGTCGACGAAGCGGTCGACGCCGACGCCGAACGCCTCGTCGAGACGTTCAAGGACATTCATCGCAATCCCGAACTGGCCTTCGACGAGATACGCACGTCCCGCCTGATCGAGAAGGCGCTGCAGAACCTCGGATTCGGCGTCACAAAGGGCATCGGCCGCACCGGCATCGCCGCGACGCTGCGCAACGGCGACGGCCCGGTCGTGATGTACCGCGCCGACATGGATGCGAACGCCGTCGAGGAGGAGACCGGGCTCGACTACGCGAGCGAGGTCCGGGTCACTCGGGAGGACGGCACCGAAGTCCCGGTGGCCCACATGTGCGGGCACGACGCGCACGTGTGCTGGCTGATCGGGATGGCGCATGCCCTGGTGGCCGTGCGTGATTCGTGGTCGGGCACCGTCGTCCTGATCGGTCAGCCCGCCGAGGAGCCGATCACCGGCGCCAAGGCGATGGTCGACGACGGTCTGTACAACTTCATCCCCAGACCCGACGTGTTGATCGGCATGCACACGGTGCCCGGCCCGGTCGGCGTCGTCTCGTCCTCGCCGGGACCGAAGATGGCGGGCACCGACCAGGTCGACATCCTGTTCCACGGCGTCGGCGGCCACGGTTCGATGCCGCAGAAGGCGAAGGACCCGGTACGGATGGCCGCTCTCGCGGTCGTCGAGTTCGGCAACATCGTGTCGCGACGGATCGACCCGTCGCAGACCGCGGTGCTGACCGTCGGCGCGATCCAGGCCGGCACCGACAACAACGTGATCCCGTCGCAGGCGCTGGTCAAGGCTAACGTGCGCTGGTACGACCCGGCGGTCCGCGAGACACTGCTGTCGTCGATCCGCTCGGTGGCGGAGTCGGTGGCCCGCAGCTTCGACGTCGCCGACGACCGACTGCCGGAGATCATCATGAAGGGCGGGTCACTGCCCCTGGTGAACGATCCGCAGCTCGCCGCGTCGATGGCGGAGTCGCTGGCGAAGATCATCGGCGACGACAACGTGGTCACCGATCTACCACCGGCCACCGGCTCCGAGGACGTGCAGGTCCTCAAGGGCCCGTACCCGGACATGCCGTTCAACTACCTGCTGGTCGGTGTCGCCGATCCGCAGGTGTACGCCGCCGCCCGCGAGCGCGGCGACTCCGCGCCGTTCACCCCGCACAACCCGAACTACGTCGTCGACCTCGCCGCGATCGGTTACGGCGCGAAGGTCGCCGCCTACGCGATGCTGGGACTGCTCGGGGCGGGGTAGCGCCCCGTCACGGCCGATACAACTCCTCGAAGATCCGCGGCAGCGCCGCTCGAGCGGCCTGCTGGACGTGATGCTCACCCGCTCGCCGAGCCCCGTCGACGTCGCCCGCGATGATCGCGTCGCGGATCGCGCGGATCTCGGCGAGCGTCTCCGGATGCCGTTCCGGCAGCGAGAGCGAGTACCGACGGAGCAGATTGATGCGGACGCGCAGCAGTCGAAGTGTGGACGTGAGCTGCTCGTTGCCCGCGCCGAGAAGGAGAACGTCGTAGAACGCCGCCTTGGCGTCGATGATCGCGTTGAGGTCGCCGTCGTCGATCGCCGCCTCGATCCCGTCGATCACCTCCCACAGCGCCTGCTTGTGCTCGACGGTGCCGCGTTTGGCGAACAGACTGCACGCCAGCGCTTCCAGGGATTCGCGCAGTTCGAACATCTGCTCGGCGTCGGCGTATGAGACGGTGACGACGACGGCGCCGCGATTCGGCTCGATCGTCAGGAAACCCTCTGCCTCCAACTGGCGCAGCGTCTCGCGCACCACGGTCCGCGAGACGTCGAAGTCCTCGCACAGCTCGCGTTCGCTCAATCGCGTGCCCGGCTCGAGCACACCCGCGCTGATGCGATCTCGGACCGATGTGGCCAGTCGTTGACGGGTCGGCGCCGCGACCGGCGCGGAGTCGTCGGATGTCATCCCAGCCCTTTCGGGTTGTCGTACAGATCAGATCGTCGTTACGAAGATACCGCGCTCACATCGGCGGAGCACCCCGATCCGTCCCGATCGTTCACCTCGGCGACGCCCACCTGTAAGACAATCTGTACGTCGTCGTCGAGTGACGACCATGCAGCGGTACTCGCGAGTAACCTGGGTATTTGTTCATTGATTGCGCGCGATCCGGCCACAGAACTACCGCGTTCACTGGACGGAGTGACTCAGATCGTCATACAATTAATCTCGATGAGTGAGACAACACGTTCGGCAGTCCAGGTGATCGCCCACTATTACGCGAAACCCGACACAGCCGACGACGTGCTCGCCGCACTCACCCGATTGGCGGCCGCGAGCCGCACCGAGCCCGGCAACCGCACCTATGAATTCTTCCGCGGCGTCGAAGCGCCCGAGCACATCGTCATCCTCGAGTCGTACGACTCGCAGGCCGCCCTGGACGCCCACCGCGCGTCCGACCATTTCCGATCGATCGGCGTCGGCCGGATCATCCCGATGCTCACCGAGCGCGCGGTGATCGAACTCCCGACCGACTGACCGCCGAACCTCCTCCCTCCCGCCCCGAAGGACCTCTCATGACCTCTGCAGACTCCGCGATCGACTACGCCCTCTCCCGCTCCTGGCTCCTGGTCAGCGGCGACCGCCCCGAGACCTTCGCCGACTCCGTCGCGTCGGAGGCCGACCAGCTGATCTTCGACCTCGAAGACGCTGTCGCGGCCGCCCGCAAACCGCAGGCGCGCGACATCGTCGCCGACTGGCTGTCCGTCCCCGGCAACGAGGGCTGGGTACGCATCAACGACGCCGACACCACTTTCTGGAGCGACGACATCGCCCGCCTGCGCACCGTTCCCGGCCTGCGCGGCGTGATGCTCGCGAAGGTCGAATCGGCCGCGCACGTCGCCGACACCATTGCCGCGTTCGGCGGCCGCGTGGCCGTCGTCGCCCTCGTGGAATCCGCCCTCGGCATCGAGGAAGCGACCGCGATCGCCCGCGCCGGCGCCGTGCGCCTGGCGTTCGGATCCGGCGACTACCGCCGCGACACCGGCATGGCCGCCACCGATCTCGCGATGTCGTTCCCCCGTGCCCGCCTGGCGAACTCGTCGCGGATCGGCAAGCTGCCCAACCCGATCGACGGTCCGACTCCCGGCTCCGACCTCGATCTGCTGCGCGCGCAGACCGTCATCGCCCGCGACCACGGAATGACCGGCCGCCTCTGCCTGTACCCGGCTCAGGCCCGCATCGTGAACGAGGCGATGAGCCCGACCGCCGCCGACGTCGACTGGGCCCGCGCGTTCCTCGGCGAGTTCGAACGCGAGGGCGGACAGATCCGCAACGGCAGCGACAAGCCGCGTCTGTTCGAGGCCAACCGCATTCAGCGTCTCGCATCGGCGTACGGAGTCACGACCGCAGTCTGACGCACCGCCGGGCCGACCCCGAACCCGCGTGTACGCGTCGCCGTCCACGACGTGAACGACGACGCCCCGCCGATGCAGTACGTTCGACGGTCAGGGGGTGTGAGAGCCGCGCCCAACCGACCCGTCGAGGAGCAGCCCTGTGACATCCG from Gordonia humi encodes:
- a CDS encoding HpcH/HpaI aldolase/citrate lyase family protein, whose translation is MTSADSAIDYALSRSWLLVSGDRPETFADSVASEADQLIFDLEDAVAAARKPQARDIVADWLSVPGNEGWVRINDADTTFWSDDIARLRTVPGLRGVMLAKVESAAHVADTIAAFGGRVAVVALVESALGIEEATAIARAGAVRLAFGSGDYRRDTGMAATDLAMSFPRARLANSSRIGKLPNPIDGPTPGSDLDLLRAQTVIARDHGMTGRLCLYPAQARIVNEAMSPTAADVDWARAFLGEFEREGGQIRNGSDKPRLFEANRIQRLASAYGVTTAV
- a CDS encoding GntR family transcriptional regulator, which produces MTSDDSAPVAAPTRQRLATSVRDRISAGVLEPGTRLSERELCEDFDVSRTVVRETLRQLEAEGFLTIEPNRGAVVVTVSYADAEQMFELRESLEALACSLFAKRGTVEHKQALWEVIDGIEAAIDDGDLNAIIDAKAAFYDVLLLGAGNEQLTSTLRLLRVRINLLRRYSLSLPERHPETLAEIRAIRDAIIAGDVDGARRAGEHHVQQAARAALPRIFEELYRP
- a CDS encoding putative quinol monooxygenase; translated protein: MSETTRSAVQVIAHYYAKPDTADDVLAALTRLAAASRTEPGNRTYEFFRGVEAPEHIVILESYDSQAALDAHRASDHFRSIGVGRIIPMLTERAVIELPTD
- a CDS encoding amidohydrolase, coding for MISAAELPADLIARVDEAVDADAERLVETFKDIHRNPELAFDEIRTSRLIEKALQNLGFGVTKGIGRTGIAATLRNGDGPVVMYRADMDANAVEEETGLDYASEVRVTREDGTEVPVAHMCGHDAHVCWLIGMAHALVAVRDSWSGTVVLIGQPAEEPITGAKAMVDDGLYNFIPRPDVLIGMHTVPGPVGVVSSSPGPKMAGTDQVDILFHGVGGHGSMPQKAKDPVRMAALAVVEFGNIVSRRIDPSQTAVLTVGAIQAGTDNNVIPSQALVKANVRWYDPAVRETLLSSIRSVAESVARSFDVADDRLPEIIMKGGSLPLVNDPQLAASMAESLAKIIGDDNVVTDLPPATGSEDVQVLKGPYPDMPFNYLLVGVADPQVYAAARERGDSAPFTPHNPNYVVDLAAIGYGAKVAAYAMLGLLGAG